A DNA window from Camelina sativa cultivar DH55 chromosome 13, Cs, whole genome shotgun sequence contains the following coding sequences:
- the LOC104735356 gene encoding 50S ribosomal protein L10, chloroplastic, with the protein MEVALLSFSSSLSPLCHQRISTVTPKTSNSPNYPRLPVIRSAVSRNKKEETVEAVKSHLENCHLLAAINYKGLTVKQFQDLRRTLPDTTKLIVAKNTLVFKAIEGTKWEALKPCMKGMNAWLFVQTDEIPSAIKPYRSFQKERKLEDNDFAGAVFEGKFYAPDNFKVLETMPTRAEVYAKLLGALQSPAINLVSTLQAPAIEVIMVLKAYIKKLEDESNA; encoded by the coding sequence atggaagtggctcttctctccttctcgtCTTCGCTGTCTCCTCTCTGCCACCAGCGAATCTCAACCGTAACACCCAAAACCTCGAATTCCCCAAACTACCCTCGCCTCCCGGTCATCAGATCCGCCGTGTCTCGTAACAAAAAGGAAGAGACAGTCGAAGCGGTCAAGTCCCATCTCGAGAATTGCCATCTCCTCGCCGCCATCAACTACAAAGGCCTCACCGTCAAGCAGTTTCAAGACCTCCGTAGAACTCTCCCCGACACCACGAAGCTCATCGTCGCGAAGAACACTTTGGTCTTTAAGGCCATTGAAGGCACCAAATGGGAAGCTCTCAAGCCTTGTATGAAAGGCATGAACGCTTGGCTTTTCGTTCAGACTGATGAAATCCCTTCCGCCATCAAACCCTACCGGAGCTTCCAGAAGGAACGCAAGCTTGAAGACAATGACTTTGCTGGTGCCGTCTTCGAAGGTAAGTTCTACGCTCCTGACAATTTCAAAGTTCTCGAGACCATGCCCACTCGTGCTGAGGTCTACGCCAAGCTGCTCGGCGCTCTGCAATCTCCGGCCATTAATCTCGTCTCTACTTTACAAGCACCGGCGATTGAGGTGATCATGGTGCTTAAGGCTTATATCAAAAAGTTGGAGGATGAGAGCAATGCATAA
- the LOC104735355 gene encoding leukotriene A-4 hydrolase homolog — translation MAPIDPHSFTDSSHPLTTHVSLSLYLDFNSSIIHGSALLTLSSAFSGELSLDTRSISIDTVLDPLTLAPLPYRVSATPDPIRGTQVVVVLSGQSSVLIVYSTSPSASALQWLSPLQTFSKSHPYVYTQCQAIHARSIFPCQDTPAARIRYDVVMNIPNSLSAVMSARHVRRRLPVPEEAKHLEAGSLGSSLWSGEDRVVEEFAMEQPIPPYLFAFAVGELGFREVGPRTRVYTESAAVELLDAAALEFAGTEDMIKQGEMLFGDYEWERFDLLVLPPSFPYGGMENPRMVFLTPTVIKGDSSGAQVVAHELAHSWTGNLITNINNEHFWLNEGFTTYAERRIVEVVQGADIATLNMGIGWRGLTDEMERFKDNLECTKLWNNQEGVDPDDVYSQVPYEKGFQFVLRIERQIGRTAFDEFLKKYIATFKFKSIDTNTFLEFLKANIPGIEKEINLQLWTEGVGIPEDAYEPVSTIYTKIISLAKEFKEGRMPSEDEVAEWNGQEWELYLENLPKSCEPSQVMALDKRYRLAESKDYEVKVSFLQLAIASKCREYHGEVEKALKAVGRMKYLRPLFTALAQTGGTEEKQLAKQVFAEARETYHPIAQGVVESILSKYI, via the exons ATGGCACCCATTGATCCACACTCATTCACCGATTCTTCTCATCCTCTCACCACGCAtgtctccctctctctctacCTCGATTTCAACTCCTCCATCATCCATGGCTCCGCTCTCCTCACTCTCTCCTCCGCCTTCTCCGGCGAACTCTCTCTTGATACTCGCTCCATTTCCATCGACACGGTTCTCGATCCTCTCACTCTCGCCCCTCTTCCTTACCGCGTCTCCGCCACACCCGATCCAATTCGAGGCACCCAAGTAGTCGTTGTCCTTTCCGGTCAGTCTTCAGTGCTAATCGTCTACTCCACTTCGCCTTCCGCTTCAGCTCTCCAGTGGCTATCTCCGCTTCAGACCTTCTCCAAATCTCACCCTTATGTCTACACTCAGTGTCAAGCCATTCACGCCAGATCCATTTTCCCATGCCAGGACACTCCCGCCGCGAGGATCCGCTACGACGTCGTTATGAACATACCAAATTCGTTATCTGCCGTCATGTCAGCTCGCCACGTCCGCCGTAGGCTTCCGGTTCCTGAGGAGGCTAAACATCTCGAGGCGGGGTCACTGGGATCGTCACTGTGGTCTGGTGAGGATAGAGTCGTGGAAGAGTTTGCTATGGAACAGCCTATTCCGCCTTATCTTTTTGCGTTCGCCGTAGGTGAGTTAGGGTTCAGGGAAGTTGGACCTAGGACTCGGGTATACACAGAGTCTGCTGCCGTTGAGCTTCTAGATGCGGCGGCACTGGAGTTTGCAGGGACTGAGGATATGATCAAGCAAGGGGAGATGCTGTTTGGAGATTACGAGTGGGAGAGATTTGACTTACTGGTGCTTCCTCCGAGTTTTCCTTATGGAGGGATGGAGAATCCAAGAATGGTTTTCCTGACGCCTACTGTGATCAAAGGAGACTCCTCTGGGGCTCAAGTTGTAGCTCACGAGCTTGCACATAGCTGGACTGGGAATTTGATCACCAACATCAACAATGAACATTTCTGGTTGAATGAG GGATTCACAACTTACGCAGAGAGGAGAATTGTGGAGGTTGTCCAAGGCGCAGATATAGCTACTTTGAACATGGGCATTGGTTGGAGGGGTTTGACGGATGAAATGGAACGGTTTAAAGACAATTTGGAGTGCACTAAGCTGTGGAACAACCAAGAAGGTGTTGATCCAGATGATGTATATTCTCAGGTTCCCTATGAAAAAGGATTCCAATTTGTCCTGCGAATTGAACGTCAG ATTGGAAGGACTGCTTTTGATGAATTCCTCAAGAAATACATTGCTACTTTTAAGTTCAAGTCCATCGATACCAATACATTTCTTGAGTTCCTGAAAGCAAACATCCCTGGcatagagaaagagatcaacctACAGCTGTGGACTGAGGGAGTTGGTATACCAGAAGATGCATATGAACCAGTCTCAACCATTTACACAAAAATCATATCCCTGGCAAAAGAGTTTAAGGAAGGAAGGATGCCAAGTGAGGATGAGGTTGCTGAGTGGAACGGACAGGAATGGGAGTTGTACTTGGAGAATCTTCCTAAGTCATGTGAACCTTCTCAG GTTATGGCCTTGGACAAGCGGTACAGACTAGCAGAATCAAAGGACTACGAAGTGAAGGTGTCGTTTCTGCAACTTGCAATCGCATCAAAGTGCAGAGAGTACCATGGGGAAGTGGAGAAAGCTCTAAAAGCGGTAGGAAGGATGAAGTACCTGCGTCCTCTCTTCACTGCTCTGGCACAAACTGGTGGAACAGAAGAGAAGCAACTCGCGAAGCAGGTGTTTGCAGAAGCTCGAGAAACTTACCACCCCATAGCTCAGGGAGTGGTTGAGTCAATCCTCTCTAAGTACATCTAA